A region from the Corylus avellana chromosome ca7, CavTom2PMs-1.0 genome encodes:
- the LOC132188662 gene encoding reticulon-like protein B13 gives MSSSTSSQSSLPASDALRDKILWRRKKQSVLVLLIATATWVLMGVYHFNFITVISWAIMFVVVLLFLWANILKLLGKDPPEVSGLEISEQRAFEMANMIRAWMEEGIRWMFRVSAEREWYVFAGTVAGLGLLSYVGTLNDLLTLIYTGIVMGMTVPVLYMKYEDNIKRHGERVKGQARRFYDKVDEKVVKNIKNRVVVEKEEEEKVE, from the exons ATGTCTAGTAGTACTTCATCACAATCTTCATTGCCCGCTTCAG ACGCTCTGAGAGATAAAATCCTATGGAGGAGAAAGAAGCAAAGTGTGTTGGTTCTCTTAATTGCAACAGCAACATGGGTGCTTATGGGAGTCTATCACTTCAACTTCATCACTGTTATTTCTTGGGCAATCATGTTCGTTGTTGTTTTACTCTTCCTTTGGGCCAATATTCTCAAACTTCTCGGCAA AGATCCGCCAGAGGTGTCGGGGTTGGAAATTTCAGAGCAACGGGCATTTGAGATGGCGAATATGATTCGAGCATGGATGGAGGAAGGAATCCGATGGATGTTCCGCGTGAGTGCAGAGAGAGAGTGGTATGTCTTTGCAGGAACCGTTGCTGGTTTGGGGTTACTCTCCTATGTGGGAACTCTCAACGATCTCCTAACACTTATTTACACAG GAATTGTAATGGGCATGACTGTTCCAGTATTATATATGAAGTACGAGGACAATATAAAGAGGCATGGGGAGAGGGTGAAGGGGCAAGCCAGAAGATTCTATGACAAGGTTGATGAGAAGGTGGTAAAGAACATAAAGAACAGGGTTGTCGTagaaaaggaggaggaggagaaggttGAATAG